The sequence AACCTGCAGAGGTTCTTGAATACAGCTCTGCTGTGCTTTTGTATGAACAGTTgtaaacagaattttttcttggTGGTGCTTAGGTGTTTTATTTTGGATATAGGATGGAATTTTTGAAGTAGCGaagattttcttcttccctgtcttTCCTCCCTGTTCTCACACGTTGCTCATCCAAAACCCagtataatttcttctttcatcctTTGGGTGTGCCTCACAGTTCagtaaaagcttttattttgacTAAAAAAAATACCTATTGTGTGCTCTTTTGATTTTCAGCTTCTTGTAGCTGAGTCACCTTCTCCCCTTTGGGTTTGGTCTATAATTACAAGAGCTCTGCTGGCAAACATTCATCAGCTAAGagtagggaagaaaaataaaagctgcaaaCCTGATGTCATAGTTTCAATACAAAGCCTGGAATAAATCTATTTATATAACAGCAATCATGTTTGTGGTCTGGTTTTGTtgttcatttggggtttttttagtactTGTCGTGGGATGCTTCTCTACAAGTAAATATGGGAGATTGCCAATCAGGATTCTCTTTACTCCCCTCAGTTCATCACTGAGTTGCCATCACATGGCATGGCAATAGGCAGGTGCTGTTCTACAGAAACATTTATCACATCTGCTTTATCTCAGGCACTTGAGGAGGCCTATCGTGTGCTGAAACCAGGAGGAAGATTTCTCTGCCTTGAATTTAGTCATGTCAGCAACCCTCTTCTTTCCAGGTAGGAACATGGTGATGCTATGCCATGTCACATGGCCCTGATTTGTACTCAGCCAGAATAAGAGGTGGAGACACTTTGAGGCCACCTCATTGTGCACTTTTAAAATCATATACAGATTCCATAGTGTAGTGGTACAGAGATCAACCTGTGGTGGAGGGGTTGGTTTTAAACTTATTTGTATTCATCTGTATTTGCTGTCTGTCTGTGCAGGCTCTACGATCTATATAGTTTCCAGGTTATTCCTGTTCTGGGTGAGGTTATTGCTGGTGACTGGAAGTCTTACCAATATCTCGTGGAGAGCATCAGACGTTTCCCCCCTCAGGTAAGACAATTTCTCTGAATTCACTAACACACAAAACATGGTCCCAGCATAATCTTAGAGGCAGCTGGCTTATAGGCCTTCAGGTTATTATAACTATGGAACTATTATTTTTCAGGAGGAGTTGAAGGCAATGATAGAAGATGCAGGCTTTTTTAAAGTGGATTATCAGAATTTAAACTCGGGCATTGTTGCCATTCACTCAGGTTTCAAACTGTGAATCTACTATGTAGCAAAACACAGGAAGTGTAATTTATTTGCTGAGGAATATGAAAGCTGTGGAACTTTTAAGAACTTGTGCAACATACACTTGGTCAGCAATTGGACCCAGAAGAGCATCAGCTAccttttttccactgagaaaCCTGCAGAGGGAGGCTCCTGTGGCATTTCTTACGCTTGCATTTCCCTTCAAGTGCAACATGAAGGACATGGCCAAAACTGAGCGGTGCCAACAGATGAAGCAACAGCAGTTACCAGTGCTGGATACAGAAACAGATTGACTAGTCTTCAAACGAGATGCCTCGTTTTTTCACTAAGCTTCAAGGAGGATATCATACTAGTATAAAGTAACTtggatttattaatttttattaagctGTCATTATCTTTGTTGTGGACTTTAAGGGATTTTTCCCTCGATTCCTTTACTGCTTTCAAGGGTCTGTGGAAGgtttgcaaaataaaacagcTCTGCATCAATGTTTTTCACTTACATCaatattttaacctttttaaGGTTTCCTTTCtaagaaaggaattttttccCGAAGGAGAATGACCACATAACTATATTGTGGAATGAGATGACATGTTTTCACCTCCATATAAATCTTTTTGCTAGTGCCAAATGCATAATCTACATAAAAATACTGtgcatttccttctgttctttcAACTAAACTGTTGAGGAACAGATGCTTCTGTAGCAGGATACAGGGATAgagtacaaaaaaaaccctagagaaggtaaatttatattttaaagtgacAGCTGTGTAAGGAACTAGCATGAAAATTTCTCTCTTCTGGAAACCGAGAGGTGAAAACTTGCTTTTAACTCACCCCTTCACTTGAAATCAGAAAAGCAACACCATGTATCCCAACTCCAGAATTTGCACTGGAGGTTACTAAAAATATGCTTATCAAGAATTGAATAGCTGTCTCTCTTTCAGAGAAACTCTCCTGTTGTTCTCATTACTGACTGATGACATATTCAGATTAGCTCAGGCTTTGGATGCTGTGGATCTAAGGGGAGAAATTGAGGTAGAGATTTTCCTCCTTCATTCATAATGGAATAAAGACAATAATACAAGCAATAGAGGGCAGAAGGGTAGAGAAAACTCTTAAAGGATAAACTTGTTCCAACAGTTTTATTAGCAAAGAAGccatattttgaaagaaaataaatacaaggaagacatttttgcattttttatagCCACAATGAAAATACCAGCTGCTACAGCAAAATCCCTGACCATAACAATACAACAAAAGACCTGAAGATCAAGGTCTGTTTCCTCAGGAAGGCTGAAGGTAGGAGGCTGTTTGGAGTTAGTGTGCAGTCCTGTAACCAGATGCAAGTTTCAGAAACAGTCCATGGTTCTAACCAGACTTAAAAAGAAGAATAGCAACTTGGCCGAGGTAGAAGTAGATGAAGTGCTTGGTCTCATGAGTCACGTAGCTGCCAAAGTTCCTTCCCACGATGCAGTGCCAAGTGGGATTGTATTTCTTGTCAAATTCCTACAGAAGAGAGAACtagaaattcagcattttcatGAGAATTGTACTAATATTGCCTAACGGGTTTTTTTGTGATGATATGACAGTTGTTAACAAGTATCACTTTTGGAAGAAGGCAAATTAAGGCACAGCATATGCTCTTAAGTGCAAGGATCATCTGTCACTTTATAACTCATCTGCTGCTTAGTcagacccaaaaaaaaaaaaagtgcttccaAGCTGAGCAGGAATAAGCTTAACACATATGTTGGGGAAGGAACTTCTCCCCACAAGTCACACCATGATCTCAAACTGTAACTTCACTGCTTGCTCTGAATCTCTACAGATTAAGCCATTACTTCGACTTCATTAGCTGTTTTCAACAAGGATGTTGAAAGGACTCTTGATGGAAAATTCTTTGCCACATCCTTGATACCAAGTCATGAGACCATGTTCTTCCTACACACTGTAGTCAGGAGCCTGCTGTGACTTTCAGATAAAGTCGTGTGTACAAGTCTACGGTGAGTAAAACCATTCAGTCCATAGTTACATACTGCAGCTTGTAACAGCTGTCAGGTGAAGAGACTTTTTATGAGACCATGCAGGAGTTTTCTGTTCTGCTTAATCAAACCCTTCAACTATTTGCAGCTCTATCAAGCTGAGTCAGAAAATCTGACACACTAAGCTAGGAACCATCTGTTCTGCGTTAGCATGAACAGTTTGTCTTGTATGTGGTGGGGAAGAAGAAACCAAAACCACTTATGAGAAGGTCCGCAAACCAACACTTCTCAAATAGACTCCATTAGAGCCCCTGCGTTTTGTATCACCACAGGGACAGTCCACTGCCACTCGCTGTCCAAGGCTTAAGTTGAAGGTGCTGCAGAAGGACACGGAAAAGGCCACAAAAAGGGTGGGGAAAAGGAACATAAGGACACCAGCCTACAAAGTCCAACTCGATTATCTAGTGTCTCTAGAACTTGTTTCTCTAGAGCTACTTGCCTAGCAGCATTCTGCCTGCTTGATTTTTCATGTTCATAGAGATTCCAAGAGAACATCACAAGCAAACTTTTACCTTCTTTATGTGAGCAGCAATGTCCTTCTCGATGTTGTACTTCTCCAGGGCCTGAGTAGCACACTCCACAGagtcttgctgcatctcttcagACATATCTGCATTCTTGATCACTGCCTTTCGATCACTCATGATTGCCTGTATTGAACGAAGAACAAGAGCATTCAAAGCTGCAGGAGCAGGCGCCTGCCAGGGTCCCCCGCCGAGCAGCCACACCGGTATCCTCGCTCCCGGCCCGTCCCCAGGGCCCGCGCTGTGCCCACACCCGCGGCTGGGCAGCCTCGGGGCCGGCTGGGCCAGAGGCGCAGGCACAGCCCGTGCTCAGAGCCGCAGCAGCGGGGCCTTacaagcccggccccggcccgctcccgctccccagcccctccagcccggAGCGACACAAGCACCGCCGCGGCGGAGCGCCTGcacgcccggccccgctccggctcggcagccgcccggccccgacggcctTTCCCTGCCGAGCGGAGGCGAACGaggcccggcgccccccgccaaAGGCCTGGAGCCCCGTACGGCTGCGGGGATGTGGGGACGGCTCCGGCCTGCGGCTCCCGGGGGCGCGGGAAAGGCGGAGGCAGCCGCCGCGGAAAGGGGCCTGGCGCGGGGGAGCCGCCGGAACACGCACCGCACCGGGATGGCTGAGGCACGGCGGCCGGTGCCTGGGCCGGGCCCAGTCCCGCTCTCCCTCGGGAGCCGCCCGCACCCCGCCGCTCCCCTCACCGTTCGGCGGGCGCTGCGGGACCAGCCCtgtgcggagcggagcggcgctGCGGTCTGCCCACTGCGCGCCGCGACCGCTTCCGAGCTCGCCCCGCCCCCTGCGCGTCGACCGCCAGCCATTGGCCAACGGCGCCCGTCCCCCGAGCGCTCATTGGCCACCGGCCGGCGCTCGCGTAGCGTTTTACTCTTGCGTTTTCTTTCAGACCGGCATGCCTCGCGCCCGCGTCCGTTCCCACAGCGACGGCGGCCGCGTGGGCACCGCCCCGGGCTGGGCGGGGCGAGCTCTGTGGGGCGGCGCCGCTGCCCCCCGCAGGCCGCGGGCgaggggtgctgctgggggtgtcAGTGTAGATTTCAGCTGTGTATGGAATCCTCCGGTCCTGGCTCCCGTGCTGCTCGTCCCTGGCAGCGTCTAGTGACCTGGGCAAAAAACGGGTTCCTGAAAGGACGCTCGGTCTCCAGTGCATTTTACTGTGTCCACCAGTTTGGGTAAAACACCTCTCCGTGGTTAATATGGGGACTCCAAAGGCCATTTTATTACTTACCCCAACTCATATCACAGAGATGCCGAATTTAACCCAGTAATCTCTGCAACAGGCCCTTGTTTCTCTTTGAACTGGGACAGCTCTTTCGGTAAGATGGTCTTTACTGAGAGGAAAGCCCACCCGTGCTTCAGGAAGGAGTTTCAAAATGGCACTTGATCATCTTGCCTATTCACGTGTCTGTTTTCAATTTATCTTTGTCTTTCAGACTGTCACCTCTGATAGAAATCTTTTACTATGTTTACTGAATGTGATCAAGTCAGCACTACACCTTATTTTTTTAGTGAACTGATTTCATCAGACTTAAGTCTCATTTAAAGCATCTTTTGCAGACCTCAATATTTCTGCAACTCATTACTTTTTGGAGGGAGGtgtcattttgggtttttttgttttaaacgaGGCAAGATGTTTTGGGAGACGGTCCTGCTCTGGTTTGTTAGTTTCACTCTCCCTGGGACACTTTTGCTCATACTCCTGTCCGCAGCTAGAAAGTTTCTGTTGAGTCTTCCATAGCTGGTGATCCATTAATAACAGTAGTCTGAACCATGTCTACAGCAAACAGCACAGGATGACTTGAAAGAGATTTTCAAATACTGGTAGGTGGGACTGCTATTTCCTTGtagaaacaaaaaacctcaagagCAGTCATCCGCCTCATTTGAAATGCATATATTTCTCATATTAGTATATTATAGTTACCTGCTCAGTGTCATTCATAGCAAAAGCAGCATAACTACAAGGAATCTTTTGCTTTTGCAAGCTCTTTGAAGAATCTTTGAATAGTCTGGGGGCCACAGCACTTAATTTACAGAACTGTTTAGTATCTGCAGCACTAGCAATGGTTCTTTGAGTACTAAACAGTTTTGTGCTGACAGAACGGAAACATTTAACAATCTTCCCAGTGCTTACAGTGGACTTCAGAAACACTCATGAATCTCTAAGGAGGTGGCTGCGTTTGGTAGCTGCAGGCAAATTTCTATGCATTTATTAAGTAATGGTTAGCTGAAAGAACAGATGTGATGACGACTGCAGGAAATGTCAGTGTGGGTGAGATACACATCGTTAATGAGAAACATTAAAGCCTGAGATATACAGCTTTAAAGAGAAACATTAGAGCCTTACTTGTTAATCAAGAATATAAAAGTATAGTTTCCCTAAGGACAgagctgcaggggaaggcagAACAAATACATGTAGGAGATGATAGCTGGAGTAGAGGAGGTGCTGAGGAAAATTGGGTAATGGATAAGGCATATCACGAGATTCCTCTTGCAGATGGAGGTTAGACTGTAAGCACTTTCAGCTGAGGCCTTTTTTTGCTGTGTTGCGTACTGTATCACTAtatcaaatacagatttttcctGAAGTTCCTGGTTACtatcaaaacataaaataatcaTTATTAGCAATAAAataacttccattttcttttttccataaaacTGAAGAAATCTCCACCTTGACATTTTCTCTGTAAACCTGAATCTATATGTTAGGTCTTCTAATTCAGTTTTATATGTTACAGATCTACATAGCAGTAGAAAAACCTTAGCAGCTGTAAGTCAAATTAACTCTATGGACTCCAGAGAAACTAGATACATCTACATCATCTCGGAATCTGGccttcttttgttgttttgtttaaccaactttttttctctttttgccatACCTATTGACCACAGAGAAAAGATGAGTTATTTCACAAATATATGTTTGTCTCACTACAGTTAGAAGGATTTTACAGGTAGTGATTTTATTACACGAGTCCTTAACGATAGTTACTCACTTGCCAGTGTTTATAAATTGCATTGTGGCCAGAATGCCGTAAAGATCTGAACCAGATCCAGACCCACTTGTGCATCAAGGCCCTGTGGTGAAAGCAGGTGAACTGGCACTATGAAGGGCATCTTGTCCCCACCTCagggtgcagccagggcccagcagaGCTTTGTGCCATCCCATGGGGTGCAGCACCCACCACATCAGACATGCTGAGGGAGGCTGAGGTACTAATATATTTTGCCCCATAGGCAGCTCATCTGGCTTTTGCCAGGATTTCTGCTTTGGTGGTTGCATGTGTCTGAGTCAGGGCTGTGGTAAAATTGCAACAAACTCCTTcattaaggaaatgtgtgttttccaCTTTAAATGCAGTTTGGGCTGCAGGGAACAAGCGTCAGGCAGTCTGCTCTCCCGCTGGAGTGTGTGGGTAAAGGAGCAGCAGTGAACTGGCAGTTTTAAGCTTAGCCTGTGCTGCACTGGGAATGTTGGATCATTTTTGTCCAAATTGTTGGTTTGGTGGTTGCTTTTGAAGTGTTACTTGACGATATATTGGGTTGGAAGCTCCTACAGCCATGCAGTTCACTCTCaaattcctcttcctttttctatGTAAATAACGTCCCTATTCTCTCTGATGGTCAAAGGAGGCCAAAATGGATAAAACAAGTGGGGATTTCAccagctgggaattctctgctaATATGTTTGTTGTATAATGACTTGAGGTCTTTCTATGTCATGATTTATATATGCATCATAAATTACTTTTAGGCTGAGATTGTGTATTTGTAAAACTTCAGCATTTGCAGGGTCTGAATCTTGAAAAGCCTGAGACTAAAACACTAATACAGTGTTACAGCTTTGCAGAGAACTCGATTAGTGGGGTTAAATAGAGACTTTAATTCAACACCCTTGAAAGAATTCAAGTATCATAATAATTACATgttttatgcatatatatatatgtacctaTGTATACATATGTACGTATATTATGGAAGCTTAAACAAATAATGAAGTAACCCCACAAGTAAGAGTGGAACAAGTGTTTGGTCTCACTTCCTGccagagaaatatgaaaaaaaatcagttccaaGCTTACCAAACACGCAACCTTTGAGGGTAGTGAGTGACAGTGGATCCTACCCAGTAGCTGTGAAAGACTGCTGTAATCCTTTTCACTCAGCCTAGGTTTTCCATTAAATACATGGCACATAATGAATGAATAGCCTGAGAGGGAGCTTGTCAAAGCAGTTTGTACACACGATATTAAGAGCAAACCACTAATAGGCGAACCTAGTACCAGTACTATTCAAACTCTTCAGtcattttttcaatgtttttcaaATTATGATACTTCTAATATGCTTGGTGGACTTTTGAGATGTTAAGAAACAACACATGTATCATTGATCTCTCATTTATATTACCTGTTGTTTGCAGGGGTGTGGAAGATGCAGTTCATAGGACAAATAGTTATTATGGCCATGCTCAGGACTTCCTCTATCAGACAGCTGCCAGGACCTGAAGGGACACATGCACCAAGCTGGTGTTTATTATGCAGATGTACAGAAAGATGGGATGGGAGTAACAGCTTTTCTTGGcaaaaaggtacagaacaagcactGTGTAAGCTGGATGACATCAAGTTACCATCCCATGAGGTGAGTTTCTGCCCTCAAGGGAAGCATGTGCCTGCAGTCATGGAGGAGCA is a genomic window of Athene noctua chromosome 17, bAthNoc1.hap1.1, whole genome shotgun sequence containing:
- the LOC141967382 gene encoding dynein light chain 1, cytoplasmic; this translates as MSDRKAVIKNADMSEEMQQDSVECATQALEKYNIEKDIAAHIKKEFDKKYNPTWHCIVGRNFGSYVTHETKHFIYFYLGQVAILLFKSG